A genomic window from Candidatus Nitrosoglobus terrae includes:
- a CDS encoding adenosylmethionine--8-amino-7-oxononanoate transaminase, whose product MNNQQWVQRDLNVLWHPCTQMKDHEQLPLIPIRSGKGVWLEDFEGRRYLDAISSWWVNLFGHANPRINQAIREQLDQLEHVLLAGFSHEPVIRLSEQLRELAPGKLARCFYADNGSSAIEVALKMSYHYWHNLGKKNKTRFITLANSYHGETLGALAVGDVALYKEIYKPLLMDVITAPSPDSFFREKGESERVYAERQFIHMEKALERYGQEACAVIVEPLVQCAGNMRMYDPVYLSLLKEACDRYEVHLIADEMAVGFGRTGTMFACEQANITPDFLCLSKGLTGGYLPFAVVLTHEKVYQAFYDDYTTLRAFLHSHSYTGSPLGCSAALATLDLFKEDSVLENNRFLAKTMQEATAHFTDHPHVAEVRQRGMILAIEMVKDKVSREPYPWQERRGLKVYQYGLEQGVLLRPLGNVVYFMPPYVITSEQIRDLAQVAWEGIRRATQD is encoded by the coding sequence ATGAATAATCAACAATGGGTGCAGCGGGATTTAAACGTGCTTTGGCATCCTTGCACCCAGATGAAAGATCACGAACAATTACCACTCATTCCTATTCGAAGCGGGAAAGGGGTCTGGTTAGAGGACTTTGAGGGTCGGCGTTATCTGGATGCTATCAGCTCTTGGTGGGTTAATTTATTTGGCCATGCAAACCCTAGGATTAATCAAGCGATACGGGAACAGCTCGATCAATTAGAACATGTATTATTAGCTGGATTTTCCCATGAGCCAGTTATTCGCCTCTCGGAGCAATTACGAGAGCTTGCCCCAGGAAAGCTAGCACGTTGTTTTTATGCCGATAATGGTTCCTCAGCAATCGAGGTTGCCCTTAAGATGAGCTACCATTATTGGCATAATCTAGGGAAAAAAAATAAGACTCGTTTTATCACCCTTGCTAATAGCTATCATGGTGAAACCTTAGGGGCGTTAGCAGTAGGAGATGTGGCTTTATACAAGGAGATCTATAAACCACTGCTCATGGATGTGATTACAGCTCCCTCTCCTGATAGTTTTTTCCGAGAAAAAGGGGAGAGCGAACGGGTTTACGCTGAGCGCCAATTTATCCATATGGAAAAAGCCCTTGAACGCTACGGGCAAGAAGCGTGCGCGGTGATTGTTGAGCCTTTAGTTCAGTGTGCTGGGAATATGCGAATGTATGATCCCGTTTATTTGTCTCTGTTAAAGGAGGCTTGTGATCGGTACGAGGTTCATCTGATTGCTGATGAGATGGCCGTTGGTTTTGGTCGTACGGGAACGATGTTTGCCTGTGAGCAAGCAAATATTACCCCAGATTTTCTTTGTTTATCTAAAGGTTTGACGGGAGGCTATCTACCTTTTGCCGTCGTGCTGACCCATGAAAAGGTATATCAAGCTTTTTATGATGACTATACGACCTTACGGGCTTTTCTCCATTCACATAGCTATACCGGTAGCCCGCTGGGTTGTAGTGCAGCGTTAGCAACACTAGATCTCTTTAAAGAGGACTCAGTGCTAGAAAATAACCGTTTCCTAGCGAAAACTATGCAAGAGGCTACCGCCCATTTTACCGATCATCCCCATGTGGCCGAGGTACGTCAGCGGGGAATGATTTTGGCTATTGAAATGGTTAAGGATAAAGTCTCCCGTGAGCCTTACCCTTGGCAAGAGCGGCGCGGGTTGAAAGTCTATCAATATGGATTAGAGCAAGGGGTATTGCTTCGGCCCTTAGGTAATGTGGTTTATTTTATGCCTCCTTATGTGATTACGTCTGAGCAAATTAGGGATCTCGCTCAGGTTGCTTGGGAAGGTATTAGGCGGGCAACCCAAGACTAA
- a CDS encoding CDP-glycerol glycerophosphotransferase family protein: MLFHGHSEMNFNVIKPLYRKVSSCSNTEMFFSFNNDISEKGKAPSKFNLESINQYIKPKYILPIEKTKYIKWDAVIDSDVYTPWFYRNTQFIQIFHGVAAKAVTLEDGTIVNYNYHPNLKRYDICFFTNKLFFNNAKEAGLGKKDDTGEIIGLCYLDDLIEKNNEKSIKEIKEKLVPEKFRSKKIILYAPSWGNHNSLACKGAEILRILAQMDMFTLIKPHPNSIMDDIKDMEEGLELFLSKTFKDNNFSLITSSPYEPAVISDALITDLGSLALEYALLRKPIFLFCGTDHKKYIADLKQFDMTLKCSTPVYESEPITQKTFEIPEMSEERRTAMIDLENSYFANVGHATEAAFNALLRRNIICSKKPLASILQ, encoded by the coding sequence ATACTATTTCACGGGCACAGCGAAATGAATTTCAACGTGATCAAACCTCTCTACAGAAAAGTATCATCATGCTCAAATACAGAAATGTTTTTCTCTTTCAATAATGACATTAGTGAAAAGGGTAAAGCACCCTCTAAATTTAATTTAGAGTCTATAAATCAATATATTAAACCAAAATACATATTACCTATTGAGAAAACAAAATACATAAAATGGGACGCAGTTATTGACTCTGATGTCTACACCCCTTGGTTTTATAGAAACACTCAATTTATTCAGATATTTCATGGCGTAGCTGCTAAGGCCGTTACCCTCGAGGATGGGACTATTGTCAACTACAACTACCATCCCAATCTGAAAAGATATGATATTTGCTTTTTTACAAATAAGCTTTTCTTTAATAACGCTAAAGAGGCGGGGTTAGGGAAAAAAGACGATACTGGGGAAATCATTGGATTATGTTATTTAGATGATTTGATAGAAAAAAACAACGAAAAATCAATAAAAGAGATAAAAGAAAAATTAGTTCCAGAAAAATTTAGATCTAAAAAGATTATTCTTTATGCCCCTAGCTGGGGGAACCACAATTCATTAGCTTGTAAAGGGGCAGAAATTCTAAGAATATTAGCTCAAATGGATATGTTTACCCTTATAAAGCCACATCCAAACTCCATCATGGATGACATAAAAGACATGGAAGAAGGCTTAGAACTATTTTTAAGTAAAACATTTAAAGACAATAATTTTTCCCTTATCACAAGCTCACCTTATGAACCTGCTGTCATCTCAGATGCCTTAATCACAGATTTGGGCTCTCTAGCCTTAGAATATGCATTGCTACGCAAGCCTATTTTTTTATTTTGCGGTACTGATCACAAAAAATACATAGCAGATCTAAAACAATTCGATATGACGCTTAAATGTAGCACTCCTGTTTATGAATCAGAGCCCATCACTCAAAAAACTTTTGAGATACCGGAAATGAGTGAAGAAAGGCGTACTGCAATGATAGATCTAGAAAATAGTTATTTTGCTAATGTCGGTCATGCTACAGAGGCGGCATTTAATGCCTTACTACGCCGGAATATTATCTGTAGTAAAAAACCCTTAGCATCAATATTACAATAA
- a CDS encoding 16S rRNA (uracil(1498)-N(3))-methyltransferase, whose amino-acid sequence MRVPRIYSSLPLSAHAKVALDERAVLYVSQVLRLKPGDQLYLFDGQGAEYQAVLEIVGKQGVEAQILGQITRHTESPLRITLGQGISRGERMDYALQKAVELGVSSIIPLFTEYSTVKLSLDRVARRLRHWQGVILSACEQCGRSYLPSIDNPQQLTVFLHTSYEGMKIVLDPENNQSLKALPPPLGGQLALLIGPEGGLSEAEIKQAQHAGFIGTRLGPRILRTETATVAALASVQLLWGDL is encoded by the coding sequence ATGCGCGTTCCCCGTATTTATTCCTCTTTACCTTTATCCGCTCACGCTAAGGTAGCCTTAGATGAGCGGGCTGTGCTTTATGTGTCTCAGGTACTGCGTCTTAAGCCTGGCGATCAATTATATTTGTTTGATGGCCAAGGGGCTGAGTACCAAGCAGTACTAGAGATAGTGGGAAAGCAAGGGGTGGAAGCACAGATATTGGGTCAGATCACACGCCATACCGAATCGCCACTGCGTATTACCCTTGGACAAGGAATTTCTCGCGGTGAGCGAATGGATTATGCCTTGCAGAAGGCAGTAGAGCTTGGAGTAAGCAGTATTATTCCCTTATTTACTGAATATAGTACGGTAAAGCTGTCGCTGGATCGGGTGGCGAGGCGTTTGCGCCATTGGCAGGGAGTGATTCTTAGCGCTTGCGAGCAATGTGGCCGTAGCTACCTTCCTTCGATAGATAACCCTCAACAATTGACTGTTTTTCTTCATACCTCCTATGAAGGGATGAAGATTGTATTAGATCCAGAGAATAATCAGTCATTAAAAGCGCTACCTCCGCCACTGGGTGGACAGCTAGCTTTATTGATTGGGCCAGAGGGCGGGCTAAGTGAGGCAGAAATTAAGCAGGCGCAACATGCAGGATTTATTGGTACTCGCCTTGGGCCCCGTATTTTACGCACTGAAACGGCCACGGTAGCGGCGTTAGCAAGCGTGCAGCTACTTTGGGGGGATTTATAG